In Octopus bimaculoides isolate UCB-OBI-ISO-001 chromosome 21, ASM119413v2, whole genome shotgun sequence, a single window of DNA contains:
- the LOC106874169 gene encoding uncharacterized protein LOC106874169 yields MSHFGVPSRITTDCGRQFEACLFCELSRLLRVQHIHTTSYHPATNSIVERFHQQLKATICMAPDPHRWSKFLPIVLLECRSAVKEDLGYSSAELLYGTTLALPGQMLASVNLLNVDPISYVTQLKSFFADLPPMLPHDQSISSAVPPDISTWSHVFVRNDTIKGPLTPPFTGPYRILKSTPKLFTVDIHGKKRLSLLTE; encoded by the coding sequence ATGTCTCACTTCGGAGTACCCTCTAGAATTACTACTGATTGTGGACGCCAATTTGAAGCTTGTCTGTTCTGTGAGCTTTCAAGATTGCTCAGAGTTCAGCACATCCACACCACCAGTTACCATCCTGCCACAAACAGTATAGTGGAAAGATTCCACCAACAGCTCAAAGCTACTATTTGCATGGCTCCTGACCCTCATCGTTGGTCCAAATTTCTCCCCATTGTTCTGCTAGAGTGCCGGTCAGCTGTCAAGGAGGACTTAGGCTACTCCTCCGCTGAGCTCCTGTATGGCACCACCTTAGCACTTCCTGGACAAATGTTGGCGTCTGTCAACTTACTGAATGTGGACCCCATATCTTATGTCACACAACTTAAGTCATTCTTTGCTGACCTACCACCGATGCTTCCTCATGACCAGTCTATTTCCTCTGCAGTACCTCCAGATATTTCTACCTGGAGTCATGTGTTTGTAAGAAATGACACCATCAAGGGACCACTCACACCTCCCTTCACTGGACCCTATCGCATTCTTAAAAGCACACCGAAACTGTTTACTGTGGACATTCACGGAAAAAAGAGACTGTCTCTATTGACAGAGTAA